Proteins from a genomic interval of Parvivirga hydrogeniphila:
- a CDS encoding aminotransferase-like domain-containing protein codes for MGTARVVFDRWDGTYAERMASVRSSAVRDLFGAATRPDVISFAGGMPDVSKVPGDAVARAAREAVRDHAATALQYGSSEGRPGLRRIFVELMAESGIRSKPDDVIVTAGAQQALDLVAKVFLDPGDVVITEGPTYLGALQAFSAYQPRIVCVPMDAAGMRVDALEEELERLGPRGAKFIYTIPNFQNPAGVTLSPERRRRLVELSRRYEVPVVEDDPYGRLRFEGGHCKPLKALDEDVIYLGTLSKIFAPGLRLGWVCAPRPILQKLLLAKQAADLCGSEFSQAVAERYFAGSRWRRVLASLTEAYAQRRDTMLSALAEHLPPEVAYTRPQGGFFVWVELPSFIDTKPLLAEAVERGVAYVPGDAFYPDGRGRNCMRLAFCYAEPEDIREGVRRLAEVFEDRLELYRAFQEAGCQV; via the coding sequence ATGGGAACCGCACGAGTGGTGTTCGACAGGTGGGACGGGACCTACGCCGAACGCATGGCCTCGGTCCGGTCCTCAGCCGTGCGCGACCTGTTCGGCGCGGCAACTCGCCCTGACGTGATCTCCTTCGCGGGAGGGATGCCCGACGTCTCGAAGGTCCCGGGCGACGCGGTCGCGCGCGCCGCACGGGAGGCGGTGCGCGACCACGCCGCCACCGCACTGCAATACGGCTCCTCTGAGGGCAGGCCGGGGCTCAGGCGCATCTTCGTGGAGCTCATGGCGGAATCCGGCATCCGCTCGAAGCCCGACGACGTGATCGTCACGGCGGGCGCCCAGCAGGCGCTCGACTTGGTCGCGAAGGTCTTCTTGGATCCTGGCGACGTCGTCATCACCGAAGGGCCGACCTACCTCGGTGCACTGCAGGCCTTCTCGGCGTACCAACCGCGCATCGTGTGTGTGCCGATGGACGCCGCGGGCATGCGCGTCGATGCGCTGGAAGAGGAGCTCGAGCGGCTGGGGCCGCGCGGCGCGAAGTTCATCTACACGATTCCCAACTTCCAGAACCCCGCGGGTGTCACGCTCTCGCCGGAGCGGCGGCGACGCCTTGTGGAGCTTTCCAGGCGCTACGAGGTCCCGGTGGTGGAGGACGACCCGTACGGGCGACTGCGGTTCGAGGGCGGCCACTGCAAGCCCCTCAAGGCGCTGGACGAAGATGTCATCTACCTCGGAACGCTCTCGAAGATCTTCGCGCCCGGGCTGCGCTTGGGCTGGGTGTGCGCGCCCAGGCCGATCCTCCAGAAGCTTCTGCTCGCCAAGCAGGCGGCCGACCTGTGCGGCAGCGAGTTCTCGCAGGCAGTCGCCGAGCGATACTTCGCAGGTTCGCGGTGGCGCCGGGTGCTCGCGTCGCTTACGGAGGCGTACGCCCAGCGACGCGACACCATGCTGTCGGCGCTCGCTGAGCACCTGCCGCCGGAAGTCGCGTACACGCGCCCGCAGGGCGGATTCTTCGTCTGGGTCGAGCTGCCATCGTTCATCGACACGAAACCGCTCCTTGCTGAGGCGGTTGAGCGCGGCGTCGCCTATGTCCCCGGTGACGCGTTCTATCCGGACGGCCGGGGCAGGAACTGCATGCGGCTCGCCTTCTGCTACGCCGAGCCCGAGGACATCCGCGAGGGCGTGCGCCGTCTCGCGGAGGTCTTCGAGGACCGCCTGGAGCTGTATCGGGCCTTCCAAGAAGCCGGTTGCCAGGTGTGA
- a CDS encoding D-alanine--D-alanine ligase family protein: MKEKIAVLMGGRSLEREVSLRSGRRVTEALAEAGYRVVPLDVTPDLVATLRSEKPDAVYVALHGKDGEDGTIQELLEFLGIRYTGPGVVASALAWDKALSKRLFGRDGIPTPPWVAFTAASFKHMGAATALDLVSDAVGGFPLVVKPASQGSALGLTKVTSEDGLPSALLDALSYGDTVLVERWIDGTEIAVSVIDGDGGPEVLPPVEMVPRSGVFDFSAMYTPGETDYYVPARLPEETLASVRSLARRVHELLGCRHVSRVDMVVDEDGAPFVLECNTSPGMTETSLLPMAAQAAGLGFQDLVERLVRMALDAVE, encoded by the coding sequence GTGAAAGAGAAGATCGCGGTGCTCATGGGCGGGCGTTCGCTCGAGCGCGAGGTGTCGCTCAGGAGCGGTCGGCGCGTGACCGAGGCCCTCGCCGAGGCCGGGTATCGGGTCGTGCCGCTGGACGTGACGCCGGACCTCGTCGCCACGCTCAGGAGCGAGAAGCCGGACGCGGTGTACGTGGCGCTGCACGGCAAGGATGGCGAGGACGGCACGATCCAGGAGCTGCTCGAGTTCCTCGGCATCCGCTACACCGGCCCAGGCGTCGTCGCTTCTGCGCTTGCGTGGGACAAGGCGCTGTCTAAACGGCTCTTCGGGCGAGACGGGATACCGACGCCACCATGGGTCGCGTTCACCGCAGCGTCGTTCAAGCACATGGGAGCCGCGACGGCGCTCGACCTCGTGTCCGACGCCGTGGGCGGGTTCCCGCTCGTGGTGAAGCCGGCGAGCCAGGGCTCGGCTCTGGGCCTCACCAAGGTCACGAGCGAGGACGGACTGCCTTCGGCGCTGCTGGACGCGCTCTCGTACGGCGACACGGTGCTCGTGGAGCGCTGGATCGACGGGACCGAGATCGCCGTTTCCGTCATAGACGGCGACGGCGGGCCAGAGGTCCTGCCGCCGGTTGAGATGGTGCCGCGCAGCGGGGTGTTCGACTTCTCGGCGATGTACACGCCTGGCGAGACCGACTACTACGTGCCGGCGCGTCTTCCTGAAGAGACGCTTGCGAGCGTCCGGTCGCTCGCACGGCGCGTCCACGAGCTCCTCGGCTGCCGTCACGTGAGCCGCGTGGACATGGTCGTCGACGAGGACGGCGCCCCCTTCGTGCTGGAGTGCAACACCTCGCCAGGCATGACGGAAACGTCGCTTCTGCCGATGGCGGCGCAGGCAGCGGGGCTTGGATTCCAGGACTTGGTCGAACGGCTCGTTCGGATGGCGCTCGATGCGGTAGAGTGA
- a CDS encoding PRC-barrel domain-containing protein — protein sequence MRLSEIAERTVLSTEGRELGTVGEVLFHPQAAQVVGLSVRPPRAGGLVPRAERFVPIAQCRVERGAIVFEGKKLPSIEKSERQIGLVWDETVQWRGMPVATASGEAVGSVADAVFDWTTGAVETLEISSGVLADVSIGKLSAPASAISGFRDGAVRLACEYTDLRASGGVAKVAAAGAAVAKDAGSKAAKRAYDAGMSAAISVGRSFKSGTGRRMIDAVKKAVSDATREDG from the coding sequence GTGCGGCTGAGCGAGATCGCGGAGCGGACCGTGCTGTCCACCGAAGGCCGTGAGCTGGGGACGGTGGGCGAGGTGCTGTTCCACCCGCAGGCGGCCCAGGTGGTCGGGCTGTCGGTGCGGCCGCCGCGTGCAGGGGGGCTCGTACCGCGCGCCGAGAGGTTCGTGCCGATCGCGCAGTGCCGTGTCGAGCGGGGCGCTATCGTCTTCGAGGGCAAGAAGCTGCCGAGCATCGAGAAGAGCGAGCGGCAGATTGGTTTGGTCTGGGACGAGACGGTGCAGTGGCGGGGCATGCCGGTGGCGACGGCTTCGGGCGAGGCGGTCGGCAGCGTGGCGGACGCCGTCTTCGACTGGACCACGGGCGCTGTCGAGACGCTGGAGATCAGCTCCGGGGTGCTGGCCGACGTCTCGATCGGCAAGCTTTCGGCCCCCGCGAGCGCGATCAGCGGGTTCCGGGACGGTGCAGTGCGGCTCGCTTGCGAGTACACGGACCTGCGCGCCTCTGGCGGCGTCGCGAAAGTCGCCGCTGCCGGCGCGGCCGTTGCAAAGGACGCGGGCTCCAAGGCCGCGAAGCGAGCGTATGATGCTGGCATGTCCGCGGCCATCTCCGTCGGCCGTTCGTTCAAGAGCGGAACAGGCCGGCGGATGATAGACGCGGTGAAGAAGGCCGTCTCGGACGCGACGCGTGAGGACGGATAG
- a CDS encoding septal ring lytic transglycosylase RlpA family protein, with translation MSVPVTGGVGAVALAVALVIGSGLAPAAGLSAIEERPTLSQAPATAATVLEAKSDSVEAAGAPTTPALAAVALKTATPIAKPKAKPAVKRRPAQRKQASEPSGWRTARASWYGPGFYGHTMAGGGTLTPTSMVVAHRTLPFGTKVEIEYKGRRVIAVVKDRGPYVRGRTFDLGPGTAKALGFSGVGTIRWRIVR, from the coding sequence ATGTCTGTCCCTGTGACGGGCGGCGTCGGAGCGGTCGCTCTGGCTGTCGCGCTCGTCATCGGCAGCGGCCTTGCGCCGGCTGCCGGCCTGTCCGCCATCGAGGAACGCCCGACGCTCTCGCAAGCGCCGGCCACTGCCGCCACGGTCCTCGAGGCGAAGTCCGATTCCGTCGAGGCGGCAGGCGCCCCCACCACACCCGCTCTTGCCGCCGTGGCGCTCAAGACGGCGACCCCCATCGCGAAGCCGAAGGCCAAGCCTGCAGTGAAGCGCCGTCCAGCGCAGCGAAAGCAAGCGTCAGAGCCGAGCGGCTGGCGCACCGCCCGCGCGTCGTGGTACGGTCCCGGATTCTACGGCCACACCATGGCCGGCGGCGGCACGCTCACCCCCACGAGCATGGTGGTTGCGCACCGGACGCTCCCATTCGGGACGAAGGTCGAGATCGAGTACAAGGGACGCCGTGTGATCGCCGTGGTGAAAGACCGTGGGCCGTACGTCCGTGGGCGCACGTTCGACCTTGGCCCCGGAACGGCCAAGGCCCTCGGCTTCTCCGGCGTCGGGACTATCCGCTGGAGGATCGTGCGCTGA
- a CDS encoding cyanophycin synthetase family protein, with protein MKVHAVTVCPDRVDVVVGVDETGTMRTSSVPGLADRALRVLPSLEMHWCDNPSGRPFAEEIADTEVPHLFEHVIMEIMALSGSPRTLKGKTRWDFKRDGKGVFRVSVEYDDDLVCLGSIKLANQVMQHLLGAGDAPDVVAETARLRSLRARQAS; from the coding sequence ATGAAAGTCCACGCAGTCACCGTGTGTCCTGATCGCGTCGACGTCGTCGTCGGCGTCGACGAGACAGGCACGATGCGCACCTCGAGCGTGCCTGGGCTGGCCGATCGCGCGCTTCGGGTGCTGCCGTCGCTCGAGATGCACTGGTGCGACAACCCGAGCGGCCGTCCGTTCGCGGAAGAGATCGCGGACACGGAAGTGCCGCACCTGTTCGAGCACGTCATCATGGAGATCATGGCGCTGTCCGGCTCGCCGCGGACGCTCAAGGGGAAGACGCGGTGGGACTTCAAGCGGGACGGCAAAGGAGTCTTCCGGGTCTCGGTGGAGTACGACGACGACCTGGTGTGCCTGGGCTCGATCAAGCTTGCGAACCAAGTGATGCAGCACCTCTTGGGCGCAGGCGATGCGCCCGACGTGGTCGCCGAGACCGCTCGGCTCCGCTCGCTTCGCGCACGGCAGGCGTCGTGA
- a CDS encoding YtxH domain-containing protein, which produces MYDYRRGESVLGAFLLGGIVGAALGLLFAPKSGKENREFIAAKAKEYWGEGLELYEAGKEKATEVYTSSKEKATETTEELRERLEAARSRLREQVETVSKEAKEKVVEVAPTAKETVHKVGEAVKSSVATAESKAEELLDLVVEKATEAPEQSEAPGADAPALS; this is translated from the coding sequence ATGTACGACTATCGCAGAGGAGAAAGCGTCCTCGGCGCCTTCCTGCTCGGCGGCATCGTCGGAGCGGCGCTCGGGTTGCTCTTCGCTCCGAAGTCCGGCAAGGAGAACAGGGAGTTCATCGCGGCGAAGGCCAAGGAGTACTGGGGTGAGGGCCTGGAGCTCTACGAGGCCGGCAAGGAGAAGGCCACAGAGGTGTACACCTCGAGCAAGGAGAAGGCCACAGAGACGACCGAAGAGCTGAGGGAGCGTCTCGAAGCGGCGCGGTCGAGGTTGCGCGAGCAGGTCGAGACGGTGTCCAAGGAAGCCAAGGAGAAGGTCGTCGAGGTCGCCCCGACGGCGAAGGAGACCGTCCACAAGGTCGGAGAGGCCGTGAAGTCCAGCGTGGCGACGGCCGAGTCGAAGGCCGAGGAGCTGCTCGACCTCGTCGTGGAGAAGGCAACGGAGGCGCCGGAGCAGTCCGAGGCTCCGGGAGCGGACGCGCCTGCGCTGAGCTGA